One window of the Deltaproteobacteria bacterium genome contains the following:
- a CDS encoding sensor histidine kinase, whose amino-acid sequence MLRILGFSVLLLMIGSVSFAAEPVIVKDAFGEQSLGLHLEFLEDTDGTLSVEDIHTPEVMGRFTPVHDETPNYGFTQSVYWFSFSLQNPETRSLQQFLEIGYPHLDDIDIYLFPQVSEQTHYHLGDKLAFSKRLIEHRNFVVPITLQGSEILSVLVRVRTSSSMRVPIRLSSEQSFFQRDATEVIIHGFYFGLILVMALYNLFVYISLRETVYLYYVFFVVGCAGFQAALSGFSYQYLWPTMPWWAEKYVIFSIAMGQVFAALFANTFLDLRQYARRHFRYLSLIALLSAAVAGLAFLVPYALVVPAVTILVVLLTPACLSAGVVRWRQGNTEAAYYTLGWASFALGTCSLALGNLGVLPVNVLTINGPQIGTAFVVIFLSLALVRKLKVLHEESETLSKKLVVALDQAQSADRLKGEILANLSHELRTPLNALINVPSAVLSSLTVVCAWFCAACDLSFQTDDEEEVDGTQELTCPECEGKLVPHKSLQTSVDPEDLLALLSRMSQSSTHLAKTLSGILEFAKLQSGTAALMQRIVVAGAILEEVADEFTSPAIAKGIRIEIHLPDNPASIDVDRDQVALLLRKLIENAVEFSKRNADLYLRIAYVRNGQAIRISVRDEGPGIAEADFETIFESFRQVDSGHTRSHPGVGLGLSIARQIATTHGTQIEVESEPGCGSTFSVEFPLDSGKGVGCTN is encoded by the coding sequence ATGCTTCGTATCTTGGGGTTCAGTGTCCTGTTGCTGATGATCGGGTCGGTTTCATTTGCCGCAGAGCCAGTTATTGTTAAGGATGCCTTCGGTGAACAATCACTCGGGCTCCATCTGGAATTTCTGGAGGACACGGATGGTACTCTGAGTGTGGAGGACATTCATACACCGGAGGTAATGGGCAGGTTTACCCCGGTCCACGATGAGACGCCGAACTATGGGTTTACCCAATCAGTCTACTGGTTCTCTTTTTCTCTGCAGAATCCCGAGACCAGGTCTCTACAGCAATTCTTGGAAATTGGTTACCCGCATTTAGACGATATTGATATTTACCTCTTTCCTCAAGTTTCAGAGCAGACGCATTATCACCTGGGTGATAAGTTGGCGTTTTCGAAAAGACTGATCGAGCATCGCAACTTTGTGGTTCCGATCACTCTACAAGGCAGCGAAATCCTCAGTGTCCTGGTTCGGGTTCGGACCAGTAGCTCCATGCGGGTACCCATCAGGTTGTCGTCCGAGCAATCATTTTTTCAGCGAGACGCCACCGAAGTTATTATCCATGGTTTCTATTTTGGTCTCATCTTGGTGATGGCTCTGTACAACCTGTTTGTCTATATTAGCCTCCGAGAGACGGTTTATCTCTACTACGTATTCTTTGTCGTGGGTTGCGCGGGCTTTCAAGCGGCGCTGAGTGGCTTTAGCTATCAATACCTCTGGCCGACGATGCCATGGTGGGCTGAGAAATACGTGATCTTTTCCATCGCCATGGGACAGGTGTTTGCCGCCCTTTTTGCGAACACCTTTCTTGACCTTCGCCAATATGCAAGGCGGCATTTTCGTTATCTTTCGTTGATAGCTTTGCTATCGGCTGCAGTTGCAGGGCTGGCGTTTCTGGTGCCCTACGCCTTGGTTGTGCCCGCAGTAACGATTCTCGTAGTCTTATTGACCCCCGCTTGCTTGAGTGCCGGAGTGGTTCGCTGGAGACAGGGGAATACGGAGGCGGCCTATTACACCCTTGGCTGGGCGAGCTTCGCATTGGGTACGTGCTCGTTGGCATTGGGTAATTTGGGTGTGCTTCCCGTTAACGTTCTAACGATTAATGGACCCCAAATAGGCACCGCGTTCGTGGTTATTTTTCTTTCGTTAGCATTGGTTCGAAAACTTAAGGTATTACACGAAGAATCTGAGACCCTCTCGAAAAAGTTAGTGGTTGCTCTTGACCAGGCGCAATCGGCGGACCGGCTCAAAGGGGAGATTCTGGCCAACCTCTCCCATGAACTTCGTACACCACTCAATGCACTCATCAATGTGCCCAGTGCAGTACTCTCGAGCCTCACGGTAGTTTGCGCTTGGTTTTGCGCTGCTTGTGATCTGAGTTTTCAGACCGATGACGAAGAGGAGGTTGATGGTACTCAAGAGCTTACTTGTCCGGAATGTGAGGGAAAACTGGTTCCGCATAAATCTCTTCAGACCTCCGTGGATCCAGAGGACCTTCTTGCACTTTTGTCCCGCATGTCTCAATCGAGTACCCACCTGGCTAAGACTCTGTCTGGTATTCTTGAGTTCGCAAAATTACAGTCTGGAACTGCTGCCTTAATGCAGCGTATCGTTGTTGCGGGTGCCATTCTCGAGGAAGTAGCTGATGAATTTACATCCCCTGCGATTGCAAAGGGCATTCGTATCGAGATTCATTTACCCGACAACCCGGCGTCTATTGATGTGGACCGAGATCAGGTAGCTCTTCTTCTACGAAAGCTTATTGAGAATGCTGTCGAGTTCAGCAAACGGAATGCAGACTTGTATCTTCGGATAGCCTACGTTCGTAACGGCCAGGCGATTCGGATTTCGGTTCGAGACGAAGGACCTGGTATTGCGGAAGCCGATTTCGAAACCATCTTTGAGAGCTTCCGTCAGGTCGACAGCGGACACACCCGCAGTCATCCGGGGGTTGGCCTTGGGCTATCAATAGCTCGGCAGATTGCAACGACACACGGCACGCAGATTGAAGTCGAATCAGAGCCTGGTTGTGGCAGTACTTTCTCTGTAGAGTTTCCGCTAGACTCTGGCAAAGGGGTTGGTTGCACCAACTGA